In one window of Oryza sativa Japonica Group chromosome 9, ASM3414082v1 DNA:
- the LOC4346574 gene encoding uncharacterized protein, which produces MAEEKESFEGQWAPSDVTEENLKEMVAHGVLPAKEIIGWRPACGEIFPTPDTHEIVVFSHFFYGGFALPSSKFFRGILNFYGISLHHLNPNSIVHIANFIHVCEAFLGIKPHFALFRRIFFLKPQPNKNKPCVVGGAGFQLRGTLSQKYFSMPFKTSNKGWHANWFYVQNPEPALPEYSCLPPVYQDTWNSLPMGDEAAQALELMERMLKLKEQGLQGEQITRHFIKCRLAPIKERSRTAFEFDGKHDPNREDPDSLDFKIMKERMYKIFSNAIVVSYSHQLPVVPYNAFNPPPQEYVLMKSDPPIAQRRSPRQHTVQGSGGPTIRSDPQPQTSKPAGQTGSRKRKLVLNDDEGDDSNKSGDKGTPNKLPKHTMPRKKLAGRQMPKIRTSSRKPSDIDPTRKNPDPTATESNLSKDADPTAENQSTAESQPTGAHASDDKANPSDQPPTGNQSAATETATTQEPPTGNQSDVGLNQEIPEAEAQATTSQGPKAGNDSVIGSPDKEQRSPHAQLGTSSGPLGGDEEEILRIKAADDSRPPILLKWWDENSQVSGIVINRQKEDEEVCQLKKVLGEATRIVNRIHLRNEAKTTTLEKLVPHLGTLEAVREQLHEAKEHAKKTEKELRERIAQLQDSNFELSGSSKAQATRMAQMEKQIEALKRDKVELAAERDSALKEVEDRKIKSQAQFDVLVGKIKKLEGARDEVANVATPLVQAMFLNNSGPSALDATEIFDKLRVAPDVYFKNIKKAGSMGASMALAMTKSLYPRIEIDTIDGFADGTSEEAALDLISNAQSAADKIASDVVEQFRNNDLQPSNNNSDDERTDSD; this is translated from the exons atggcggaggagaaagaaagctttgaaggccaatgggcgccgtCCGACGTAACGGaagagaacctgaaggagatggtggcgcacggcgttctccctgccaaggagatcatcgggtggcggccagcgtgcggtgagatttttccgacccccgatacacacgagattgtggtcttctctcatttcttctatggcggcttcgctcttccgtcctcaaaatttttccgcgggatattAAACTtttatggaatcagcttgcatcacctaaacccaaattccatagtccatatcgccaatttcatccatgtttgtgaagccttcttgggaattaaaccccacttcgctctgttccgccgaatcttttttctcaagccccaaccgaacaagaATAAGCCATGTGTAGTCGGAGGGGCAGGATTTCAGTTGAGGGGAACCCTGAGCCAGAAGTACTTCTCTATGCCTttcaagacctcaaacaaagggtggcatgcgaactggttttatgttcagaatcctgagcctgctcttcccgagtactcttgtcttccccCAGTATACCAAGATACCTGGAACTCTCTTCccatgggagatgaagctgcccaaGCCTTAGAACTGATGGAACGCATGCTGAAGCTCAAAGAGCAAGGCTTACAGGGAGAGCAAATCACTCGGCATTTCATTAAGTGTCgattagctccaatcaaagagagatcccgcacagcattcgagtttgacggcaagcatgatccaaaCCGTGAAGACCCAGACTCTCTGGActttaaaatcatgaaggagagaatgtataaaatcttctcaaatgctattgtcgtcagctactcacatcagctgccagttgtaccatataatgcattcaatccgcctccacaG GAGTACGTattgatgaaatctgatcccccaattgctcaacgccgatctcctcgccagcacaccGTTCAGGGAAGTGGAGGGCCGACAATCAGGTCAGACCcgcaacctcaaacctccaaaccggcTGGGCAGACAGgttctcgcaagagaaagctggtgCTTAATGACGACGAAGGCGATGACAGCAACAAATCTGGGGACAAGGGCACGCCCAATAAACTCCCAAAGCataccatgcccaggaaaaaactggctggccgtcaaatgccaaagattagaacatcttccag gaaaccgtCTGATATAGATCCAACTAGAAAAAATCCTGATCCGACTGCCACAGAGTCAAATTTATCCAAAGATGCTGATCCGACTGCCGAAAACCAGTCGACTGCCGAAAGtcagccgactggcgcccatgcttcggatgacaaggccaatccgagtgaccagccgccgactggaaaccagtcggcagctactgaaactgcaacaacccaagagcccccgactggaaaccagtcggatgtgGGTCTAAATCAAGAGATTCCTGAAGCTGAAGCACAGGCGACAACTTCTCAAGGACCAAAAGCTGGTAATGACTCGGTGATTGGGTCTCCGGATAAAGAGCAAAGATCacctcacgctcagctaggcacatcctcag GTCCATTAGGtggcgacgaagaagaaattcTCCGCATAAAGGCAGCTgatgactctcgtcctcctatcttactcaagtggtgggacgagaactctcAAGTTTCCGGCATTGTCATAAATcgccaaaaagaagatgaggaagtgtgccagctgaagaaagtaCTTGGAGAAGCtactcgcattgtgaat agaatccatcttcgcaatgaggccaagactacaaccttagaaaagctggttccacatttgggaactcttgaagccgTTAGGGAACAGCTACATGAGGCCAAGGAGCACGCAAAAAAGACGGAGAAAGAATTAAGGGAGCGAATTGctcagctccaggattcaaacttcgagctgagtggttcatcaaaag cgcaagccaccagaatggctcagatggagaaacaaattgaagccttgaaaagagacaaggtagaactggctgcggaaagggactcagccttgaaggaggttgaag ACcgtaaaatcaaatctcaagctcagtttgatgtcctggttggtaagatcaagaagcttgaaggagcaagagacgaagtcgccaatgtcgctacaccactcgtccaagctatgttccttaataacagtggtccgagtgcacttgacgcaaccgaaatctttgacaagctgagagttgcaccggatgtatatttcaagaatatcaagaaagctggaagtatgggagctagtatggcattggcgatgaccaaatccttgtacccgaggattgaaattgataccattgatggctttgcagacgggacaagtgaagaagctgctcttgatcttatcagtaaTGCTCAAAgtgcggctgacaagattgcaagtgatgttgtagagcaattccgcaacaacgaccttcagccgagcaataataactctgatgatgaaaggactgattctgactga